The nucleotide window CCGGGTGACACCTCGATGACGGCGGCGCGGCATTTGCGCCGCTCGGCCCAGCGCGAATACATGCGCAGCAGCATCTCGGCCCAGTCCTGGCTCTCCGTGCCGCCCGCCCCGGACTGGATCGAGAGGAAGGCATCGTGGTCGTCGAATTCTCCGCCCAGCAGCAGCTGCGTCTCGAGCGCGTCGAGGCGGCGTGTCAGCGCGGATGTTTCGGCCGACACGTCGGCGAGCATGTCGGCGTCATCCGCGTCCGCCAGCTCAGCCAGCTCCAGGACCTCGGCGGCTGCCGTTTCGAGCTCGTCCCAGATCTCGATCTGCGACTTTAGCCGCGTGATCTCGCGCATGGTGTCGCGAGCCCGGATCTGGTCGCCCCAAAACTCGGGCTCGGCGATGTGCGCCTCTAGCTCGGCCAGGCGCTCGGCGTTGGCCGCGAGGTCAAAGATGCCCCCGAAAGTCACGCACCCGGTCGCACAGCGAGCGGGCGGACTGCAAGACGTCGGCGGAGTCGAGAGCGGATGGCATGGCGCGGCGGACTAGCCCGACCGGACTTTCTTACCTCGGCGCGCCTGGCGCTTGGCGCGCTTCTTTTCGTCACGCTCCCGGCGTCGACGCTCGCGGCGCGTCAGCCGCGGCGCCTGACCCCCGCTGCCGTTGGCTCGGCCGGCAGTCGCGGCGGGCGCTGCCGCCGCGGCTGCGGCGGCCTGCTCCCGGTGCCGCGAAAGGACGGTGCTGGCCGGGAGCTGCTGCTGCAGCTGCGCCCGAAACACGCGCCGCAGAATGTCGGACTGCATCGTGGTCATCAGCTGCTCGAACATCTGAAAGCCCTCGCGCTTGAAGGCCACCAGCGGGTCCTGCTGGCCATAGGCGCGCAGCCCGATGCCCTGCCGCACGTCTTCGATGGCGGTCAGGTGCTGCACCCAGAGATAGTCCGTGTTCTGTAGCATGATCCAGCGCAGCAGCGGCTGCACTGCGTCGTCCGGCAGCTCCTTGATCTTGCGGTGCCAATCCTCCTGCGCGCGGGCTTGCAGCGCCTCGCGCAGGTCGTCCGCGCGCAGCCCTTCGAAGTCGTCCGCCCGCAGGCCGCGGGCGGGACCGCCGGTGATTGCCAGGTATGACTGCACCAGCTCTTCCAGCTCCTCCGGCTCGGTGTGCGGGGAAATGTCGTGTGCGTCCACCAGGTGGTCGACTTCGCGCTCGAGCATCTCGCCCACCATGTCGACCAGGTCTTCGGCCTTGATGATGCGATCGCGCTGTTGGTAGATCACGCCGCGCTGCCGGTTCACCACGTTGTCGAATTCGATGACGTACTTGCGCGTCTCGTAGTTGTGGGCTTCCACCTTGGTCTGGGCGGACTCGAGGGCCTTCGTCACCATGCCGCTCTCGATCGGCTGGTCTTCTTCCACGCCGAGCCGATGCATCAGCCCCTGAATTCGGTCCGACCCGAACCGCCGCATCAGCTCGTCTTCCAGCGACACGAAGAACTGGCTGGCGCCGGGGTCGCCCTGGCGGCCGGAACGACCGCGCAGCTGGTTGTCGATCCGCCGGGCGTCGTGGCGCTCGGTGCCGAGGACTTGCAGTCCGCCTAGCTCGATGACATGGTCGTGCTCCGCCTGCCACTGTGCGGCCGACCGCCCCTCGGGCCGTCCGCCCAGGATGATGTCCGTGCCGCGGCCCGCCATGTTCGTGGCGATAGTGACGGCGTCCAGCCGGCCGGCCTCGGCCACGATCTGCGCCTCCTGTGCGTGGTACTTGGCGTTGAGCACGTTGTGCACCACGCCCTCGCGCCGCAGCATGCCGCTCAACTCCTCGGACTTCTCGATCGATGTTGTGCCCACGAGCACCGGCCGCCGCTCGCGGTAGGACGCGACGATGCCATTGATCACCGCCCGGTCACGCGCCCTGGCCGAGGCGTAGACCAGGTCCGGGGCGTCGTCCCGGATCATCTCGCGGTGCGTTGGGATGACCCGTACGTTGAGGTCATAGATGGTCTGAAACTCTTGCTCTTCCGTCTTGGCGGTGCCCGTCATGCCCGCGAGCTTGTCGTACATGCGGAAGTAGTTCTGGAACGTCACCGTGGCCATCGTCTGGCTCTCGCGTTGCACGGCGACGTTTTCCTTGGCCTCGATCGCCTGGTGCAGGCCGTCGCTGAAGCGCCGCCCGTGCATCAGGCGGCCCGTGAACTCGTCCACGATCACCACCTCGGCCCGGCGATCGCGGCCATCGATGACCTGGCCGTTCGCGAACAGCACGTAGTCCTTGCCGCGCGTGTACATCACCTGCGCGCGCAGCGCCTGCTCCAGGTAGTGCACGAGCTGGAAGGACTTCTCGTCGTACAGGTTGTCGACCTTGAGCAGCCGCTCCATCTTCGAGATGCCCACTTCCGTCAGCGACACGGCGCGGAGCTTCAGATCGACGGTGAAGTCCGTGGCCGCATCCAGCCGCGTCACGAGCCCTGCGAACTGGTAGTAGTGGTCGGTGGATTCCTCGGCGGCCCCCGAGATGATGAGCGGCGTTCGAGCCTCGTCGATGAGGATGTTGTCGACCTCGTCCACGATGGCGTAGTTGAGCCCGCGCTGCACCCGGTGCGCCAGGTCGTGCACCATGTTGTCGCGCAGATAGTCGAAGCCAAACTCGTTGTTCGTGCCGTAGGTCAGGTCGGCCGCATAGGCCGCGCGCCGATCGTCGGGCGGCAGGTCGTGCTGGATCACGCCGGCGGTCAGCCCCAGCCGCTCCACGAGGGCTCGGCCATACCAGCCGGCGTCACGCGCCGCCAGGTAATCGTTCACCGTCACGATGTGCACGCCGCGGCCTTCGAGCGCGTTGAGATAGGCCGCCAGCGCCGCCACCGAGGTCTTGCCCTCGCCCGTGCGCATCTCGGCAATGTCGCCGTCGTGCAGCACCATCCCGCCCATCAGCTGCACGTCGAACTGCCGCTCGCCCGTGTGCCGGCGCACAGCCTCGCGCACGGCGGCGAAGGCCTCCGGCAACAGGTCGTCCAGCGACTCGCCCGACGCCAGCCGCTCGCGCAGCTCGTCGGTGACGCCAAGCAACTCCCGATCCGACAGCCGCTGCGTCTCGGGTTCGAGCGCGTTGATCTCACCCACGCGAGGTCGAAGCTGTCGCGCGGTGCGCTCGGCGTCGTCGCCGACAAGGTGTTTCAGAATGCCCAGGGCCATGGCAGCAAGATGGTCCGGCCGCTCGCGGCCGTTACGTCAGTCGAGTATATCGGCGGATTCG belongs to Chloroflexota bacterium and includes:
- the secA gene encoding preprotein translocase subunit SecA, whose product is MALGILKHLVGDDAERTARQLRPRVGEINALEPETQRLSDRELLGVTDELRERLASGESLDDLLPEAFAAVREAVRRHTGERQFDVQLMGGMVLHDGDIAEMRTGEGKTSVAALAAYLNALEGRGVHIVTVNDYLAARDAGWYGRALVERLGLTAGVIQHDLPPDDRRAAYAADLTYGTNNEFGFDYLRDNMVHDLAHRVQRGLNYAIVDEVDNILIDEARTPLIISGAAEESTDHYYQFAGLVTRLDAATDFTVDLKLRAVSLTEVGISKMERLLKVDNLYDEKSFQLVHYLEQALRAQVMYTRGKDYVLFANGQVIDGRDRRAEVVIVDEFTGRLMHGRRFSDGLHQAIEAKENVAVQRESQTMATVTFQNYFRMYDKLAGMTGTAKTEEQEFQTIYDLNVRVIPTHREMIRDDAPDLVYASARARDRAVINGIVASYRERRPVLVGTTSIEKSEELSGMLRREGVVHNVLNAKYHAQEAQIVAEAGRLDAVTIATNMAGRGTDIILGGRPEGRSAAQWQAEHDHVIELGGLQVLGTERHDARRIDNQLRGRSGRQGDPGASQFFVSLEDELMRRFGSDRIQGLMHRLGVEEDQPIESGMVTKALESAQTKVEAHNYETRKYVIEFDNVVNRQRGVIYQQRDRIIKAEDLVDMVGEMLEREVDHLVDAHDISPHTEPEELEELVQSYLAITGGPARGLRADDFEGLRADDLREALQARAQEDWHRKIKELPDDAVQPLLRWIMLQNTDYLWVQHLTAIEDVRQGIGLRAYGQQDPLVAFKREGFQMFEQLMTTMQSDILRRVFRAQLQQQLPASTVLSRHREQAAAAAAAAPAATAGRANGSGGQAPRLTRRERRRRERDEKKRAKRQARRGKKVRSG